The following coding sequences are from one Sporichthya brevicatena window:
- a CDS encoding HAD-IB family phosphatase gives MSKLHVFDMDGTILSGSACMELCRQLGRLDEVIEVEEAWGRGEVDHVGFYELLIEMWEPLTDLDVESAFEASQWLDGLPEVLADIRERGEYSALVTMSPQFFADLVVARWGVTTAHGATVRAREPVVAEAVLFPEDKPRIVDELLTRYGLSIEDCVGYGDSSSDVPLFQRLRHSVAVNANEKLRALAAAEYDGSDLREVYAIGRSLLDGSG, from the coding sequence GTGAGCAAGCTGCACGTGTTCGACATGGACGGCACGATTCTCTCCGGCTCGGCCTGCATGGAACTCTGCCGTCAGCTGGGCCGGCTCGACGAGGTCATCGAGGTGGAGGAGGCGTGGGGCCGCGGGGAGGTCGACCACGTCGGTTTCTACGAGTTGCTCATCGAGATGTGGGAGCCCCTGACGGACCTCGACGTCGAGAGCGCGTTCGAGGCGAGTCAGTGGCTGGACGGACTACCCGAGGTGTTGGCCGACATCCGGGAGCGCGGCGAATACAGCGCGCTGGTCACGATGTCACCGCAGTTCTTCGCCGACCTCGTCGTCGCGCGGTGGGGCGTGACCACGGCGCACGGTGCCACGGTTCGAGCTCGGGAGCCGGTCGTCGCCGAGGCGGTGCTCTTTCCCGAGGACAAGCCGCGGATCGTGGACGAGCTCCTGACCCGCTACGGTCTGTCGATCGAGGACTGCGTCGGCTACGGCGACTCGTCCTCGGACGTTCCCCTGTTCCAGCGGCTGCGGCACAGCGTCGCCGTGAATGCGAACGAGAAGCTGCGGGCCCTGGCTGCCGCCGAGTACGACGGATCGGACCTGCGTGAGGTCTACGCGATCGGCCGGTCGTTGCTCGACGGTTCGGGTTGA
- a CDS encoding nicotinate phosphoribosyltransferase, whose product MSLGDPFDNLIINTDNYKHCHYPLYPPGTEYVSSYVESRGGLFPVTMFVGLQAYLRDYLMRPVTLEDVDEAEYLMREQGMHFNRENWMGIINDHGGYLPVEIEAVPEGLVVPSRNVLVQLINTDPKYYWVTSFFETAFLRAIWYPTTVGTLSWLSKQVIRIALERTSDNVGILRHMLHDYGARGVSSQQSAALGGLAHLVNFSQSDTTPGILAAKRWYNAVAPSNSGPNSEHAGFTAWGRDYEVDAIRNMLETYRDHGVALVLTDSYDHENCVKNILGGELKELVQNFPGLVGARPDSGDIVQVTADTTEWLMDAFGYEVNSKGFKVLPPFIRVVQGDGVNMHSLKAVFIEMERRGLSAENAVFGMGGGLLQHVNRDTNNFGMKANAVMVNGEWRNIAKTPTGADFKVSKAGRLALIMEDGEYRTVPRDSVSPEQNLLKPVFRNGKLLKKWDFSELIANSEAPVPEAWYADWVSELHAGPSKTPVGAGV is encoded by the coding sequence ATGTCGCTGGGTGACCCGTTCGACAACCTGATCATCAACACGGACAACTACAAGCACTGTCACTACCCCCTGTACCCGCCGGGGACGGAGTACGTCTCCTCGTACGTCGAATCCCGTGGCGGACTCTTCCCCGTGACGATGTTCGTGGGGCTGCAGGCCTACCTGCGTGACTACCTCATGCGCCCGGTCACGTTGGAGGACGTGGACGAGGCCGAGTACCTGATGCGCGAACAGGGCATGCACTTCAACCGCGAGAACTGGATGGGCATCATCAACGACCACGGCGGTTACCTGCCGGTCGAGATCGAGGCCGTCCCCGAAGGTCTGGTCGTGCCGTCTCGCAACGTGCTCGTCCAGCTGATCAACACCGACCCGAAGTACTACTGGGTCACCAGCTTCTTCGAGACCGCGTTCCTCCGGGCCATCTGGTACCCGACCACGGTCGGAACCCTGTCGTGGCTGTCGAAGCAGGTCATCCGGATCGCGCTGGAGCGCACCTCCGACAACGTCGGCATTCTTCGCCACATGCTGCACGACTACGGCGCACGTGGCGTCAGCTCGCAGCAGTCCGCGGCCCTCGGCGGCCTGGCCCACCTGGTCAACTTCAGCCAGAGCGACACCACGCCGGGCATCCTCGCCGCCAAGCGCTGGTACAACGCGGTGGCTCCCTCCAACTCCGGCCCGAACTCCGAGCACGCCGGCTTCACCGCGTGGGGTCGCGACTACGAGGTCGACGCCATCCGGAACATGCTGGAGACCTACCGCGACCACGGCGTCGCGCTCGTCCTGACCGACTCCTACGACCACGAGAACTGCGTCAAGAACATTCTCGGTGGCGAACTCAAGGAGCTCGTCCAGAACTTCCCCGGCCTGGTCGGGGCGCGTCCGGACTCCGGCGACATCGTGCAGGTCACCGCCGATACCACCGAGTGGCTGATGGACGCCTTCGGGTACGAGGTCAACAGCAAGGGCTTCAAGGTGCTGCCCCCGTTCATCCGCGTGGTGCAGGGCGACGGCGTGAACATGCACTCCCTCAAGGCGGTGTTCATCGAGATGGAGCGCCGCGGCCTCTCCGCCGAGAACGCGGTGTTCGGCATGGGTGGCGGTCTGCTGCAGCACGTGAACCGCGACACGAACAACTTCGGCATGAAGGCCAACGCGGTCATGGTGAACGGCGAGTGGCGCAACATCGCCAAGACGCCGACGGGCGCCGACTTCAAGGTTTCGAAGGCGGGTCGCCTGGCCCTGATCATGGAGGACGGCGAGTACCGCACGGTCCCGCGCGACTCGGTGTCGCCGGAGCAGAACCTGCTGAAGCCGGTGTTCCGCAACGGCAAGCTGCTCAAGAAGTGGGACTTCTCGGAGCTGATCGCCAACAGCGAGGCGCCGGTTCCCGAGGCCTGGTACGCGGACTGGGTGTCCGAGCTGCACGCCGGCCCGAGCAAGACCCCGGTGGGGGCCGGGGTCTGA
- a CDS encoding TIGR00730 family Rossman fold protein has protein sequence MARICVFCSSSETIAAHYVALGTEVGEAIAARGHSLVSGGGSVSTMGTLARAARAGGAHTTGVIPEALIDWEGADHEADELIVTPDVRSRKGEMDARSDAFLVLPGGIGTLEELLEIWVSRVLAMHHRPVVVLDPDGLYAPLRDQVRLLLERGFLRTEAAEVLQWATTAEEAFDRIEAELAAGPENPPPAAGELLEAEP, from the coding sequence ATGGCTCGAATCTGCGTCTTCTGCTCGTCGAGCGAGACGATCGCCGCCCACTACGTCGCGCTGGGGACCGAGGTGGGGGAGGCCATTGCCGCGCGCGGGCACTCGCTCGTCTCCGGCGGCGGATCAGTGTCGACCATGGGAACGCTGGCCCGGGCGGCGCGGGCCGGCGGCGCGCACACGACCGGTGTGATCCCGGAGGCGCTCATCGACTGGGAGGGCGCCGATCACGAGGCGGACGAACTGATCGTCACGCCCGACGTGCGTTCCCGCAAAGGGGAGATGGACGCCCGCTCCGACGCCTTTCTCGTGCTGCCCGGGGGGATCGGGACGCTCGAGGAGTTGCTGGAGATCTGGGTCTCGCGCGTGCTCGCCATGCACCACCGGCCCGTGGTCGTCCTCGATCCCGACGGGCTGTACGCCCCGTTGCGCGACCAGGTGCGGCTCCTGCTGGAGCGCGGCTTCCTGAGAACCGAGGCGGCCGAGGTCCTGCAGTGGGCCACCACTGCCGAGGAGGCGTTCGACCGGATCGAGGCCGAACTGGCCGCCGGCCCCGAGAACCCGCCGCCGGCTGCAGGGGAGTTGCTCGAAGCAGAGCCCTGA
- a CDS encoding ribose-phosphate pyrophosphokinase, giving the protein MSSFAPEILHPNAGAPWSLNRRLMLFSGRANPALAGQIGAHIGLAPSRVKLKTFSSGEVYCRYEESIRGADVFLIQPMCRNDETGLSANDALLELMVMIDAAVGASAHRVIAVTPWYGYSRQDKKSAPREPISARMVARMLESAGVDRVLAMDLHAGQIQGMFQVPFDHMTAMMVLAEHFNQLAADHTATGVRPEDYVVVAPDAGRVKLAKKFADLLRADLAILDKERPAQQVAEIGAVIGDVQGKVALIVDDIIDTAGTLRAAAETVMNAGAGRVWAAATHAVLSGNAYENLQAAPLEEIVVTDTIPLAPGAPEKIRVVSCAGILGDTIQRIYQCDSVSEVFGGHNQVF; this is encoded by the coding sequence ATGAGTTCGTTTGCGCCGGAGATCCTGCATCCGAACGCGGGGGCGCCGTGGAGTTTGAACCGGCGGCTGATGCTGTTCAGTGGGCGGGCGAATCCGGCGCTGGCCGGGCAGATCGGGGCGCACATCGGCCTGGCGCCGAGCCGGGTGAAGTTGAAGACCTTCTCCAGTGGAGAGGTCTACTGCCGTTACGAGGAGTCGATCCGCGGCGCGGACGTCTTTCTCATCCAGCCGATGTGCCGCAATGACGAGACGGGCCTGAGTGCCAACGACGCCCTGCTCGAGCTGATGGTGATGATCGACGCGGCGGTCGGGGCCAGTGCGCACCGGGTGATCGCCGTGACGCCCTGGTACGGATACTCGCGTCAGGACAAGAAGAGCGCACCGCGGGAGCCGATCTCGGCGCGGATGGTGGCGCGCATGCTCGAGTCCGCCGGTGTCGACCGCGTTCTCGCCATGGATCTGCATGCCGGGCAGATCCAAGGAATGTTCCAGGTGCCGTTCGATCACATGACGGCGATGATGGTGCTGGCCGAGCACTTCAACCAGCTCGCCGCCGATCACACCGCGACCGGTGTCCGGCCCGAGGACTACGTCGTGGTCGCCCCGGATGCCGGGCGGGTGAAGCTGGCGAAGAAGTTCGCGGACCTGCTGCGCGCCGATCTGGCGATCCTGGACAAGGAGCGGCCGGCCCAGCAGGTTGCCGAGATCGGTGCGGTCATCGGGGACGTGCAGGGCAAGGTGGCGCTGATCGTCGACGACATCATCGACACCGCGGGCACGTTACGAGCAGCCGCCGAGACCGTGATGAACGCCGGCGCCGGCCGGGTGTGGGCGGCCGCGACGCACGCCGTGCTCAGTGGAAACGCCTACGAGAACCTCCAGGCCGCGCCATTGGAGGAGATCGTGGTCACCGACACGATCCCCCTGGCCCCCGGGGCACCGGAGAAGATCCGCGTGGTGTCGTGCGCCGGGATCCTCGGTGACACGATCCAGCGGATCTATCAGTGTGATTCCGTCAGCGAAGTGTTCGGCGGTCACAACCAGGTGTTCTGA
- a CDS encoding CaiB/BaiF CoA-transferase family protein: protein MQVLPLDGVTVVSIEQAVAAPFATRQLADLGARVIKIERPGVGDFARSYDERVHGESSYFIWLNRSKESLTLDFKRPEGLTILHQLLSGADVFLSNLGPGAIGRLGLDAPTLAEKYPRLIHATISGYGTTGVWAHRKAYDLLVQSEAGLVSITGQPDSVARVGISVADISAGMYAYTGILTALLHRANTGVVAPVEVSLFESLAEWMGSPAYYTMYSGEPPRRVGAEHATISPYGPYASSSGDIIMLAVQSQEEWREFCRVVMEDPGLASNPEFAINSARCDHREKLNALIGKRIGQLSTDEALRLLDSARIANARVNTVNEFLEHPALASRDRWVTVDSPGGEIRALKPPASLGGIEPRMDAVPALGAHTDAILGSLGYSPESIEELRSAGAI from the coding sequence GTGCAGGTGCTCCCCCTCGACGGCGTCACCGTGGTCAGCATCGAGCAGGCCGTGGCCGCCCCCTTCGCGACGCGACAACTCGCGGATCTGGGCGCACGGGTGATCAAGATCGAGCGGCCGGGCGTCGGCGACTTCGCGCGAAGCTACGACGAGCGGGTGCACGGCGAGTCCAGCTACTTCATCTGGCTCAACCGGTCCAAGGAGTCGCTGACCCTGGACTTCAAGCGGCCGGAGGGCCTCACGATTCTCCACCAACTTCTCTCCGGCGCCGACGTCTTCCTCAGCAACCTCGGCCCCGGTGCGATCGGGCGCCTCGGCCTGGACGCACCCACGCTCGCCGAGAAGTACCCCCGGCTCATCCACGCCACGATCTCCGGGTACGGAACGACCGGCGTCTGGGCGCACCGCAAGGCCTACGACCTCCTCGTCCAGTCGGAGGCCGGGCTGGTGTCGATCACCGGCCAACCCGACAGCGTCGCCCGGGTCGGCATCTCCGTCGCCGACATCTCCGCGGGCATGTACGCCTACACCGGCATCCTGACGGCGCTGCTGCACCGGGCGAACACGGGTGTCGTCGCGCCGGTCGAGGTCTCGCTGTTCGAGTCGCTCGCCGAGTGGATGGGCAGTCCCGCCTACTACACGATGTACAGTGGCGAACCTCCGCGCCGGGTCGGGGCCGAGCACGCCACGATCTCCCCGTACGGCCCCTACGCCAGTTCCAGCGGCGACATCATCATGCTTGCCGTGCAGAGCCAGGAGGAATGGCGCGAGTTCTGCCGAGTGGTGATGGAGGACCCCGGTCTGGCCTCTAATCCCGAGTTCGCCATCAACTCGGCCCGGTGTGACCACCGGGAGAAGCTGAACGCCCTGATCGGCAAGCGAATCGGGCAACTGTCCACGGACGAGGCTCTTCGCCTGCTCGACTCCGCACGGATCGCCAACGCCCGCGTCAACACCGTCAACGAGTTCCTGGAGCATCCGGCACTGGCATCCCGGGATCGCTGGGTGACGGTCGACAGCCCCGGTGGCGAGATCCGTGCGCTGAAGCCGCCCGCGTCGCTGGGAGGGATCGAGCCGCGCATGGACGCCGTGCCGGCCCTCGGCGCGCACACTGACGCGATCCTGGGTTCTCTGGGTTACTCCCCAGAGTCCATCGAGGAGCTCCGCTCGGCCGGAGCGATCTGA
- a CDS encoding amidohydrolase family protein, with the protein MSGDVAVEGGLLWVGPGQTYQDGLVYVRDGVVVHAGPAQPGIVPPGTPRINATGCTVLPGLIDAHVHLTTNSDHRNVIPSDTYRGQVTRPAKLLHGQRNAWRALAAGFTTLRVMGHRGVGEIELRDFIDSGLAVGPRLVVSPWWITMTHGHGDLFYPPYTPRRQWDTADGVEECRKLVRLQAREGADFIKVMASGGMARGEQPHWPNYTVEELTAIVETAHDLDLRVAAHALSIEGIRRCLAAGVDSIEHGSYLDRDAAAEMAARGTFLVPTMAFNDWCQQEGLLRGLTEQGVADLSDAHDRTLEAFAFAREAGVRVVMGTDSSGTLCPFGAHARELELYVKHGMTVDEALATATVNAAELLDRPDLGALRAGAAGDIVVVEGDVLADITRLGQRENIQHVVRAGQDLSAHLRTGLDVLDL; encoded by the coding sequence ATGTCCGGTGACGTCGCCGTCGAAGGCGGTCTCCTTTGGGTCGGCCCCGGCCAGACCTACCAGGACGGGCTGGTCTACGTCCGGGACGGAGTCGTCGTCCACGCCGGTCCGGCGCAGCCCGGCATCGTCCCGCCCGGGACCCCTCGCATCAACGCGACCGGCTGCACCGTCCTGCCCGGGCTGATCGACGCCCACGTCCACCTGACGACCAACTCCGACCATCGGAACGTGATCCCGAGCGACACGTACCGAGGTCAGGTGACGCGACCCGCCAAGCTGTTGCACGGTCAGCGCAACGCGTGGCGGGCGCTGGCGGCCGGCTTCACGACGCTCCGGGTCATGGGGCACCGGGGCGTCGGTGAGATCGAACTGCGCGACTTCATCGACTCCGGTCTGGCCGTCGGGCCCCGACTCGTCGTCTCGCCCTGGTGGATCACCATGACCCACGGCCACGGTGACCTCTTCTACCCGCCCTACACGCCTCGCCGGCAGTGGGACACCGCCGACGGGGTTGAGGAATGCCGCAAGCTGGTTCGCCTCCAGGCTCGTGAGGGCGCCGACTTCATCAAGGTCATGGCTAGCGGCGGCATGGCGCGGGGAGAGCAGCCGCACTGGCCGAACTACACCGTCGAGGAACTGACGGCCATCGTCGAGACCGCCCACGACCTGGACCTCCGGGTCGCGGCGCACGCGTTGTCGATCGAAGGCATCCGGCGCTGTCTCGCCGCCGGTGTCGACAGCATCGAGCACGGCTCGTACCTGGACCGGGACGCGGCCGCCGAGATGGCTGCCCGCGGGACCTTCCTGGTGCCGACCATGGCCTTCAACGACTGGTGTCAGCAGGAGGGTCTGCTCCGCGGTCTGACCGAGCAGGGTGTCGCCGACCTCAGCGACGCCCACGACCGCACCCTGGAGGCGTTCGCGTTCGCGCGCGAGGCCGGGGTCCGGGTCGTGATGGGGACGGACTCCTCGGGCACGCTGTGCCCGTTCGGCGCGCACGCCCGCGAACTCGAGTTGTACGTCAAGCACGGGATGACCGTCGACGAGGCGCTGGCGACCGCGACCGTCAACGCCGCGGAGCTGCTCGACCGGCCCGACCTCGGTGCGCTGCGGGCCGGTGCCGCCGGTGACATCGTCGTCGTCGAGGGCGACGTGCTCGCCGACATCACCCGCTTGGGGCAGAGAGAGAACATCCAGCACGTCGTGCGGGCCGGACAGGACCTCAGTGCACACCTGCGCACCGGGCTGGATGTCCTCGACCTCTGA
- a CDS encoding aldehyde dehydrogenase produces MTQLEQFRMLIGGELVEAGSGRTFESQNPYTGTAWASIPDGDTTDVDAAVAAARAALEGEWGRTTGFARAACLRRLADLVTENAEWLARLEVMDSGKLYREMLGQLNGLGAWFHYYAGLAQTLEGRQVPASNPNYLVYTRNEPVGVVAAITPWNSPLLLMTWKLAPALAAGCTLVIKPSEHAPSSTLGFATLIEQAGIPAGVVNVVSGLSRSVGEHLAAHPGVDKVAFTGSTETGRAVARTAADRLIPVTLELGGKSPQIVFPDADLAATANGLVAGVFAATGQTCMAGSRLIVHESVRDELLQLVAERASRIKLGDPFADDTEMGPVANEPQFRKVVGYLETAKAEGAEVAYGGAAEDALGGYFVKPTVLSVKRTDTVFREEVFGPVLSAVTFTDEDEAVAVANDTPYGLAAAVWTKDIHRGHRVAAALRAGTVWINAYRVVSPSVPFGGYKQSGLGRENGAEAIDPYLQTKAVWVELTGGTRDPFTLG; encoded by the coding sequence ATGACGCAACTCGAGCAGTTTCGAATGCTCATCGGTGGCGAGCTCGTCGAGGCGGGGTCGGGGCGCACCTTCGAGTCACAGAACCCGTACACCGGCACGGCGTGGGCCTCGATCCCCGACGGCGACACGACCGATGTCGATGCCGCAGTTGCGGCGGCCCGGGCAGCACTCGAGGGCGAATGGGGGCGCACGACCGGCTTCGCGCGGGCGGCCTGTCTTCGTCGCCTGGCCGACCTGGTGACGGAGAACGCCGAATGGCTGGCGCGGCTCGAAGTCATGGACTCGGGCAAGCTGTATCGGGAGATGCTGGGTCAGCTCAACGGCCTGGGAGCGTGGTTCCACTACTACGCCGGACTCGCGCAGACCTTGGAGGGGCGTCAGGTTCCGGCGTCCAACCCCAACTACCTCGTCTACACCCGGAACGAGCCCGTGGGTGTGGTCGCGGCGATCACCCCGTGGAACTCGCCGCTGCTGTTGATGACGTGGAAGCTCGCTCCGGCGCTGGCGGCCGGCTGCACCTTGGTGATCAAGCCGTCCGAGCACGCACCGAGCTCCACCCTGGGATTCGCGACGCTGATCGAACAGGCCGGCATCCCGGCGGGCGTGGTCAATGTCGTCTCGGGGCTGTCCCGTTCCGTCGGTGAGCACCTGGCCGCTCATCCGGGGGTCGACAAGGTCGCCTTCACCGGTTCGACCGAGACCGGACGGGCCGTCGCGAGGACGGCGGCCGATCGTCTGATCCCCGTCACGTTGGAGCTGGGCGGCAAGTCTCCCCAGATCGTCTTCCCGGACGCCGACCTCGCTGCGACGGCGAACGGTCTGGTCGCGGGTGTCTTCGCGGCCACCGGCCAGACCTGCATGGCCGGGTCACGTCTGATCGTCCACGAGTCCGTGCGTGACGAACTGCTCCAGCTGGTCGCCGAGCGGGCGTCCCGAATCAAGCTCGGGGACCCCTTCGCCGATGACACCGAGATGGGTCCGGTTGCGAACGAGCCGCAGTTCCGCAAGGTCGTCGGCTACCTCGAGACCGCCAAGGCCGAGGGTGCGGAGGTCGCCTACGGCGGTGCCGCCGAGGACGCGCTGGGCGGCTACTTCGTGAAGCCGACCGTCCTGAGTGTGAAGCGGACCGACACGGTCTTCCGGGAGGAGGTGTTCGGCCCGGTGCTGTCCGCCGTGACCTTCACGGACGAGGACGAGGCGGTCGCCGTCGCCAACGACACTCCCTACGGGCTCGCTGCCGCGGTGTGGACCAAGGACATCCATCGCGGGCACCGGGTTGCCGCCGCTCTCCGGGCGGGCACCGTGTGGATCAACGCGTATCGCGTCGTGTCGCCGTCGGTGCCGTTCGGTGGGTACAAGCAGTCCGGGCTCGGCCGCGAGAACGGGGCCGAAGCTATCGATCCCTATCTGCAGACCAAGGCGGTCTGGGTCGAGCTGACCGGCGGCACCCGCGACCCCTTCACCCTGGGCTGA
- a CDS encoding LacI family DNA-binding transcriptional regulator yields MKEVAEHAQVSLSTVSYVINNSGPVAPERRKRVLDAVRALEYSPNESARNLKRRSPSTVGLVVPQLTNQFFALVAEGVEKAASERDVLVVLVVPDAELPEDKQAQLLRRQRVDGVIYLSGTGSIPAAIYEIARYGPVVLVDEEIPGSGLPAIVSESRKGAREVAAHVLEQGHRQIAVLSGPLALWTARQRLAGYREAFAGAGLDPDSVPVHEGDYDEASGRQLAAEVLAADPRPTALICANDLLAIGAMEYCREAKLRVPEDVSVVGFDDLPLSAYLTPRLTTVRQPAHDMGYRAASALFDLLEGGEGGRIDELPVTVQIRESVSPPPGSA; encoded by the coding sequence ATGAAGGAGGTCGCCGAGCACGCCCAGGTGTCGTTGAGCACGGTGAGCTACGTGATCAACAACTCCGGGCCGGTGGCCCCGGAACGCCGCAAGCGGGTGCTCGACGCCGTCCGGGCGCTGGAGTACTCACCCAACGAGTCGGCGCGCAACCTCAAACGGCGAAGCCCGTCCACGGTTGGTCTGGTGGTTCCTCAGTTGACCAACCAGTTCTTTGCGCTGGTCGCCGAAGGCGTGGAGAAAGCGGCGTCGGAACGGGACGTCCTGGTGGTTCTCGTCGTGCCGGACGCGGAGCTGCCGGAGGACAAGCAGGCGCAGCTGCTCCGCCGACAGCGCGTTGACGGCGTCATCTACCTGTCGGGAACCGGCTCGATCCCCGCTGCGATCTACGAGATCGCGCGGTACGGCCCGGTGGTGCTGGTCGACGAGGAGATCCCGGGCTCAGGACTGCCGGCGATCGTCTCGGAGTCCCGCAAAGGGGCTCGGGAGGTCGCCGCCCACGTCCTGGAGCAGGGGCACCGACAGATCGCAGTGCTCAGCGGACCGCTCGCGCTGTGGACGGCGCGGCAGCGCCTGGCCGGCTATCGCGAGGCGTTCGCGGGAGCGGGGCTGGACCCGGACTCGGTGCCGGTGCACGAGGGCGACTATGACGAGGCGTCAGGGCGCCAGCTGGCGGCCGAGGTACTTGCCGCCGATCCGCGGCCCACGGCGTTGATCTGTGCCAACGATCTGCTGGCGATCGGTGCGATGGAGTACTGCCGCGAGGCGAAGCTCCGAGTGCCGGAGGACGTGAGCGTCGTCGGGTTCGACGACCTGCCGCTCTCCGCCTACCTCACGCCACGGCTGACGACGGTGCGCCAGCCGGCGCACGACATGGGGTACCGGGCCGCCTCCGCGCTGTTCGACCTGCTGGAGGGCGGCGAGGGGGGCAGGATCGATGAGCTGCCCGTGACTGTGCAGATCAGAGAGTCGGTCAGTCCGCCGCCCGGCTCGGCATAA
- a CDS encoding HAD-IB family phosphatase: protein MTEDSARGLHVFDLDGTLLRSAATLEIARHLGRDEVGRDIEERWLAGKITATAFWETLLEICNAASEADLEAAFLSGPWMAGIAETFADIRSRGERVIVISQSPLFFVRGLERWGAHETYGSAVEIGRPVTDTATLLPEAKVEIAQEALARWNLTPRECVAYGDSTSDVNLFEWLPNTVAVNASPVLEGLAAARYVGTDIREAYAVGRQLLSNAGAGGRGGQEGAQVPSGNRST from the coding sequence ATGACGGAAGATTCGGCTCGGGGACTCCACGTCTTCGATCTGGACGGGACGTTGCTCCGCAGCGCCGCCACGTTGGAGATCGCCCGCCACCTGGGGCGGGACGAGGTCGGACGGGACATCGAGGAGCGCTGGCTCGCCGGGAAGATCACCGCCACCGCGTTCTGGGAGACCCTGCTCGAGATCTGCAACGCGGCGAGCGAGGCCGACCTCGAGGCGGCGTTCCTCTCCGGTCCGTGGATGGCGGGCATCGCGGAGACCTTCGCCGACATCCGCTCCCGGGGCGAGCGCGTCATCGTGATCTCCCAGTCGCCGCTGTTCTTCGTCCGTGGCCTCGAGCGCTGGGGCGCGCACGAGACATATGGTTCTGCCGTGGAGATCGGCCGACCCGTGACGGACACCGCGACCCTGCTGCCCGAGGCCAAGGTCGAGATTGCCCAGGAGGCGCTCGCCCGCTGGAATCTGACCCCGCGGGAGTGCGTGGCCTACGGCGACTCCACGAGCGACGTGAACCTCTTCGAGTGGTTGCCGAACACGGTCGCGGTCAACGCCAGTCCGGTGCTGGAGGGTCTGGCGGCGGCGCGGTACGTGGGGACGGACATCCGCGAGGCGTACGCCGTCGGACGGCAGTTGCTGAGCAACGCAGGCGCGGGGGGCCGGGGCGGGCAGGAGGGCGCGCAGGTGCCCAGTGGGAACCGGTCGACGTGA